A genomic stretch from Thermonema lapsum includes:
- a CDS encoding 3-oxoacyl-ACP synthase III family protein yields MPYAKITGLGFYVPENVVTNHDLTRYMNTSDEWIRERTGIEQRRFFTEGKDTTAKMGARAAAQALERAGITAEEIDFIVFATLSPDYFFPGSGVLLQRLLPFREIGALDVRAQCSGFIYALSVADQYIRSGMYKKILVVGSEIQSNIMELSDRGRAVAVLFGDGAGAAVVEATDEPDHRILSTHLHSDGNFAEDLFLEHPGAVLKQRLTPQMIEEGKHLPFMRGNAVFKHAITRFPEVIREALDANGYTIEDLDLLVPHQANLRIAQHVQKTLGLRDDQVFNNIQKYGNTTAASIPIALTEAWEAGKVKPGDLVCLAAFGSGFTWASALIRW; encoded by the coding sequence ATGCCTTACGCCAAAATCACTGGATTGGGATTCTATGTACCGGAGAATGTGGTTACCAACCACGACCTCACCCGCTATATGAACACCAGCGACGAATGGATTCGTGAACGTACTGGAATAGAGCAACGCCGTTTTTTTACCGAAGGCAAAGACACAACCGCCAAAATGGGGGCACGTGCTGCCGCACAAGCCTTAGAACGTGCCGGTATCACTGCCGAAGAAATTGATTTTATTGTATTTGCTACCCTTAGCCCCGACTACTTCTTTCCCGGCTCGGGGGTTCTTTTGCAACGCCTGTTGCCCTTCCGGGAAATAGGGGCATTGGACGTACGTGCCCAATGCTCGGGCTTCATTTATGCCCTTTCAGTAGCCGACCAATACATACGCAGCGGCATGTATAAAAAAATACTGGTGGTTGGCTCCGAAATACAATCAAACATTATGGAATTGAGTGACCGGGGGCGTGCCGTAGCCGTGCTTTTCGGCGACGGTGCCGGTGCTGCTGTGGTGGAAGCTACCGACGAGCCAGACCACCGCATTTTGTCCACCCATCTACACTCAGACGGCAACTTCGCCGAGGATTTATTTCTCGAGCATCCGGGTGCCGTATTGAAACAACGCCTCACCCCACAGATGATTGAAGAAGGAAAACACTTGCCTTTCATGCGTGGCAATGCCGTATTCAAGCACGCCATCACACGCTTTCCTGAGGTCATTCGTGAAGCCCTCGATGCCAATGGCTATACCATCGAAGACTTGGACCTACTGGTGCCCCACCAAGCCAACTTGCGTATAGCACAGCATGTGCAGAAGACCCTGGGGCTACGCGACGACCAAGTATTTAACAACATACAAAAGTATGGCAACACCACTGCCGCTTCTATTCCTATTGCGCTTACCGAAGCATGGGAAGCCGGCAAAGTAAAGCCCGGCGACTTAGTCTGTCTGGCTGCTTTTGGCAGTGGCTTCACTTGGGCTTCGGCACTCATTCGCTGGTAA
- a CDS encoding peptidylprolyl isomerase — protein MKKIYKLLFWCCLLSLPASALQAQSLSAKKKNKKEPLVFIDTDYGQIVLLLYDLTPKHKENFLKLAKEGFYDGLLFHRVIEQFVIQGGDPNSRNALAGQPLGSGDVGYRIDAEFDPRLYHKRGAVGAARDDNPEKASSGCQFYIVQGKKMTEEQIAAISKRTGVQFTAEQIETYKTVGGIPHLDQNYTVFGEVIAGMDVVDKIAAVETDSNDRPKQDVRMRMQVKEMSRKKIEQRFGYRFPDYL, from the coding sequence ATGAAAAAAATCTATAAGCTCTTGTTTTGGTGTTGCTTGCTGTCGTTGCCAGCCTCTGCACTACAAGCACAAAGCCTTTCTGCAAAGAAGAAAAACAAAAAAGAACCGTTGGTATTTATCGATACCGATTACGGGCAAATCGTTTTGCTTCTTTACGACCTGACACCCAAACATAAAGAGAACTTCCTGAAGCTTGCCAAAGAAGGCTTTTATGACGGCTTGCTTTTTCATCGTGTCATTGAGCAGTTTGTTATTCAGGGCGGCGACCCCAATTCCCGCAATGCGCTTGCGGGGCAGCCCTTGGGCAGTGGCGACGTAGGCTATCGTATCGATGCCGAGTTTGACCCGCGTTTGTATCACAAAAGAGGGGCAGTAGGGGCTGCTCGCGACGACAACCCCGAAAAAGCTTCATCCGGTTGCCAGTTCTATATTGTACAGGGCAAAAAAATGACCGAAGAACAGATAGCGGCTATTTCCAAACGCACAGGCGTGCAGTTTACAGCTGAACAAATAGAAACCTATAAGACGGTAGGGGGCATTCCCCATTTGGACCAAAACTATACGGTCTTTGGCGAAGTGATTGCAGGCATGGACGTCGTGGACAAAATTGCTGCCGTAGAAACCGACAGCAACGACCGCCCCAAGCAGGATGTACGCATGCGCATGCAAGTGAAAGAGATGAGCCGTAAAAAAATAGAACAACGCTTTGGGTACCGCTTCCCTGACTACCTGTAA
- a CDS encoding MarR family winged helix-turn-helix transcriptional regulator: MDKAAKERQAIGLFFYLLSKMYNRTLAYELHFTPLDRHFHTLWLIYEHKSQISQQALADLLKIDKAAMTRIVRDLEKKGMIVRRENPHDGRSYWLALSRKGEQTAKDALEAIDELHTEVFMGFSPDEEKQFMQMLERVYKNLTLQPESDAFLCFLKSTRESQKS; the protein is encoded by the coding sequence ATGGATAAAGCAGCTAAAGAAAGGCAAGCTATTGGCTTGTTTTTCTATCTACTCAGCAAAATGTATAATCGTACATTGGCTTACGAACTGCATTTCACTCCACTCGACAGGCATTTCCACACGCTTTGGCTTATTTATGAGCATAAAAGCCAAATCAGCCAACAGGCGTTGGCAGACCTGCTCAAAATAGACAAGGCAGCCATGACCCGTATTGTGCGCGACTTAGAGAAAAAAGGCATGATTGTGCGGCGGGAAAATCCACATGACGGACGCTCCTACTGGCTGGCACTGAGCCGCAAAGGTGAGCAGACGGCAAAAGATGCCTTGGAAGCCATCGATGAGCTGCATACAGAAGTGTTTATGGGCTTCAGTCCAGATGAAGAGAAGCAGTTCATGCAGATGCTCGAGCGTGTGTATAAAAACCTTACGCTGCAACCCGAAAGTGATGCTTTTTTGTGTTTCCTGAAAAGCACGCGCGAAAGTCAAAAAAGTTAA
- the glmM gene encoding phosphoglucosamine mutase, producing the protein MTLIASISGIRGTIGGKPIDNLTPPDIVRFVSAYGSLLRAGNKRPKVVIGRDARLSGAMLAHLVTGTLQALGIDVIDVGLATTPTVAMAVPRAGAQGGIILTASHNPIQWNALKLLNAEGEFIDAATGEAILQKANEGSFEYAGVHHLGSYLTNEHALDEHIEAIKALSLVDVDAIRARQFRVVVDAVHSVGGIAVPRLLEALGVQEVKVLYGEPNGHFPHNPEPLPEHLHELSSTLTKENYDLGIAVDPDVDRLALFCEDGSPFGEEYTLVAVADYVLQHEPGPAVSNLSSSQALRVVCERMQLPYYASAVGEVNVVAKMKEVGATIGGEGNGGIIYPKLHYGRDALVGIALFLSYLAKSGKKVSALRATYPNFFMVKNKIELSEDLNPDSVLNALKEKYARQQQDTTDGLKIYFDDAWVHLRRSNTEPIIRIYTEAPTQHIAENLVEKFMADIRELRQLNQEE; encoded by the coding sequence ATGACTTTAATAGCTTCCATTTCTGGAATCAGAGGAACCATCGGTGGAAAGCCCATAGACAACCTGACTCCTCCCGATATCGTCCGCTTTGTATCGGCATACGGTAGTCTCTTGCGTGCTGGCAACAAGCGTCCCAAGGTAGTCATCGGGCGCGATGCGCGCCTTTCGGGTGCCATGCTTGCCCATTTGGTTACAGGCACCCTGCAGGCATTGGGTATAGATGTCATCGATGTAGGCTTGGCTACCACCCCTACCGTTGCTATGGCGGTACCACGCGCCGGTGCGCAAGGCGGCATCATACTTACCGCCAGCCATAACCCCATACAATGGAATGCTCTGAAGTTGTTGAATGCAGAAGGTGAGTTTATCGATGCTGCTACGGGTGAAGCTATTCTGCAAAAAGCCAACGAGGGTAGTTTTGAATATGCCGGAGTGCATCATTTGGGTAGCTACCTCACCAACGAACATGCGCTCGACGAGCATATAGAAGCCATCAAGGCACTGAGTTTGGTGGATGTAGATGCCATCCGGGCAAGGCAGTTTAGGGTGGTGGTCGATGCCGTACATTCGGTGGGTGGCATTGCCGTCCCACGACTGCTCGAAGCTCTGGGGGTTCAAGAAGTAAAGGTATTGTATGGCGAGCCGAATGGACATTTTCCCCATAACCCTGAACCACTGCCCGAACACTTGCACGAGCTGAGCAGCACCCTTACCAAAGAAAATTACGATTTGGGCATTGCCGTTGACCCCGACGTAGACCGCCTGGCACTCTTCTGCGAAGATGGCTCTCCTTTTGGAGAAGAATACACCTTGGTGGCAGTTGCCGATTATGTACTGCAACATGAGCCCGGTCCGGCGGTATCGAACCTCTCTTCTTCCCAAGCCTTGCGCGTGGTATGCGAGCGCATGCAACTTCCCTACTACGCCTCGGCAGTAGGCGAGGTGAACGTAGTTGCTAAAATGAAGGAAGTAGGGGCTACCATTGGAGGTGAAGGCAACGGTGGCATCATCTATCCCAAGCTACACTACGGGCGTGATGCCTTGGTAGGTATTGCCCTTTTCTTGTCGTACTTGGCAAAGTCAGGCAAAAAAGTCTCGGCACTGCGCGCCACCTATCCCAACTTCTTCATGGTAAAGAATAAAATAGAGCTAAGCGAAGATTTAAACCCCGATTCGGTACTGAATGCCTTGAAGGAGAAATACGCCCGACAACAGCAAGACACCACCGACGGCTTAAAAATCTATTTCGACGACGCTTGGGTACACCTGCGCCGTTCCAACACCGAGCCCATCATACGCATTTACACCGAAGCCCCCACACAGCACATCGCCGAAAACCTTGTGGAGAAGTTTATGGCAGACATCCGTGAGCTTCGTCAGCTGAACCAAGAAGAGTAG
- a CDS encoding diacylglycerol/lipid kinase family protein translates to MKTQRIVFIINPIAGGKSKDAFCRQIRGFFAEDEWQIEIHSTRMPGDATVLARQAIAQPCRAVVAVGGDGTINEVAQALINTNIPLGVLPFGSGNGLARHFGIPLKAEEALKLLISGKPQAIDVGQVNEKLFLCTTGIGFDAAVSERFASYKARGFMTYVRSTLETFATYRPEEVEIDWGEGRRAYTVFSATVANISQYGNNAYIAPVASADDTYLDLCILKPFPKWQMPLIALALFTKQLPRFAFYEHRRVKKVTFYRKQAAVSHFDGENAYEGKELHIEVRPQALHLIAPQ, encoded by the coding sequence ATGAAAACGCAACGTATTGTTTTTATTATCAACCCTATTGCAGGGGGCAAGAGCAAAGATGCTTTTTGCAGGCAGATACGAGGTTTCTTTGCGGAAGATGAGTGGCAGATAGAAATACACTCTACTCGTATGCCCGGCGATGCCACTGTATTGGCGCGACAAGCAATAGCGCAGCCATGCCGGGCTGTGGTGGCAGTTGGGGGCGACGGTACCATCAACGAAGTGGCACAAGCGCTGATAAACACCAACATTCCTCTGGGCGTTTTGCCTTTCGGTTCGGGCAATGGCTTGGCACGGCATTTTGGCATTCCGCTGAAGGCAGAGGAAGCTTTGAAACTACTCATTTCAGGCAAGCCTCAAGCCATAGACGTAGGGCAGGTAAATGAAAAGCTATTCCTTTGTACCACAGGTATTGGTTTCGATGCGGCAGTATCTGAGCGCTTTGCTTCTTACAAAGCGCGGGGTTTCATGACCTACGTGCGCAGCACTTTGGAAACATTCGCTACTTATCGCCCCGAAGAGGTGGAAATAGACTGGGGAGAAGGACGACGTGCCTACACGGTCTTCTCGGCTACGGTCGCCAACATATCACAATACGGAAACAACGCTTACATCGCACCTGTGGCATCTGCCGATGACACTTACTTAGATTTATGCATTTTGAAGCCCTTTCCCAAATGGCAAATGCCCCTTATCGCTCTGGCTTTATTTACCAAACAATTGCCACGTTTTGCTTTTTATGAACACCGTCGAGTGAAAAAAGTAACTTTTTATCGTAAGCAGGCAGCCGTCAGCCATTTCGATGGAGAAAACGCCTATGAGGGCAAGGAGTTGCACATAGAAGTGAGACCGCAAGCCCTGCATTTAATTGCGCCGCAGTAG
- a CDS encoding M16 family metallopeptidase: MIHFEKFTLPNGLRVIIHEDDTTPMVVVNTLYDVGSRDENPEKTGFAHLFEHLMFGGSAHVDNFDALLQRVGGSSNAFTSNDLTNYYDVLPAANIETALWLESDRMLSLSFKEEVLEVQKKVVIEEFKQRYLNQPYGDVWLHLSPLAYQVHPYRWNTIGKDISHIERATMDDVKDFFFRFYRPQQAILVIAGAVKASHARQLVEKWYGDIPSGEVYYRQLPQEPPQTHARFQEVKAPVPLSAIYKAYHMVGRTHPDYYATLILSSILGNGESSRLHKALVQDKRLFHEIYAYIMGHMDPGLLVIQGKLNEGVAVETGNRAIEEVIEELLQEGVQERELEKVKNQEATQWALGNVELMNRAVGLAYFELLGDAGRIANELEHIRAVSRTDLNRVAAEVMNPNNCSTLFYIADPDSKTNERGILFA; encoded by the coding sequence ATGATTCACTTTGAGAAGTTTACATTGCCCAATGGCTTGCGTGTGATTATACATGAGGATGACACTACGCCCATGGTAGTGGTGAATACCTTATATGATGTGGGGTCGCGCGATGAAAACCCCGAAAAGACAGGCTTTGCCCATTTGTTTGAGCATTTGATGTTTGGCGGTTCGGCTCATGTCGATAACTTCGATGCCCTTTTGCAAAGGGTAGGAGGTAGTTCTAATGCCTTTACCAGCAATGACCTAACCAATTACTACGATGTTTTGCCAGCTGCCAACATAGAAACGGCTCTTTGGCTCGAGTCAGACCGCATGCTTTCTCTTTCCTTTAAGGAAGAGGTGTTGGAAGTGCAGAAAAAAGTGGTCATTGAGGAGTTCAAGCAGCGTTATTTGAACCAGCCCTACGGAGACGTGTGGTTGCATTTGAGCCCCTTGGCTTACCAAGTGCATCCTTACCGTTGGAATACCATAGGGAAAGACATCTCGCATATAGAGCGCGCAACGATGGACGACGTGAAGGACTTCTTTTTCCGTTTTTACCGTCCGCAGCAAGCCATTCTTGTGATTGCCGGTGCCGTGAAGGCAAGCCACGCGCGGCAGTTGGTCGAAAAATGGTATGGCGATATTCCTTCTGGGGAAGTATACTACCGGCAGTTGCCTCAAGAACCGCCTCAAACGCATGCCCGCTTTCAAGAAGTGAAGGCGCCTGTGCCCTTGTCTGCCATTTACAAAGCTTACCATATGGTGGGGCGTACCCACCCGGATTATTATGCCACACTCATTCTAAGTAGCATATTGGGCAACGGTGAGTCTTCGCGTCTGCACAAAGCCCTCGTGCAAGACAAGCGCTTGTTTCATGAAATCTATGCCTACATTATGGGGCATATGGACCCGGGTTTGTTGGTTATCCAAGGCAAATTGAACGAGGGAGTAGCGGTCGAAACAGGCAATCGGGCAATAGAGGAGGTTATAGAAGAGTTGTTGCAAGAGGGCGTGCAAGAGCGGGAGCTGGAAAAGGTAAAAAACCAAGAAGCTACCCAATGGGCGCTGGGCAATGTGGAGCTCATGAACCGTGCGGTGGGTTTAGCTTATTTCGAACTGCTGGGCGATGCAGGGCGCATAGCCAATGAGCTCGAACACATTCGCGCGGTGAGCCGCACCGACCTGAACAGAGTAGCTGCCGAAGTGATGAACCCCAACAATTGCAGTACCCTCTTTTACATAGCAGACCCAGACAGTAAGACAAATGAGCGCGGTATCCTGTTTGCTTGA
- a CDS encoding cysteine desulfurase family protein, with amino-acid sequence MKRIYLDNAATTAVAPEVVEVMLPFLQDTFGNPSSTHWHGRQARAAIERVRKQIAAYLGASPAEIIFTSGGTEADNCAIRSAVRTYGLKHVITSPIEHHAVLHTVEDLAAQGIIEMHLLQVDTQGRIDLDELKQLLEKHPNALVSLMHGNNEIGTLNPIEEIARICKHYGAYYHCDTVQTMAHYAIDLSRTPIDYLAGSGHKFHAPKAVGFMYMRKQSKVHPLITGGAQERSMRGGTENVAGIVALGKAMELAQEHMQEHARHIRQLKKHMIDLLLAKIPGVSFNGTSQDVDNSLYTVLSVSLPPSPHNDMLLFHLDLQGVSASGGSACSSGAVKGSHVLAAIKHPAARGAIRFSFSRYTTQEEVEQAVEILHKLLSSENPVELVRKNSL; translated from the coding sequence ATGAAACGCATCTATTTAGACAATGCAGCCACCACAGCCGTCGCCCCAGAAGTCGTGGAAGTCATGTTGCCTTTTTTGCAAGACACCTTTGGCAACCCTTCCTCTACGCACTGGCACGGACGCCAAGCGCGAGCAGCCATTGAACGGGTGCGCAAGCAGATAGCGGCATACTTAGGGGCTTCGCCTGCCGAAATCATCTTCACTTCGGGAGGTACCGAAGCCGACAACTGTGCCATCCGCAGCGCCGTGCGCACATACGGCTTAAAGCACGTCATCACCTCGCCTATAGAGCACCATGCCGTGCTACATACCGTGGAAGACCTAGCAGCCCAAGGAATAATAGAAATGCATCTTCTGCAGGTAGATACGCAAGGACGCATTGACTTAGATGAGTTAAAACAACTTTTGGAAAAGCACCCCAACGCCCTGGTATCGCTCATGCACGGCAACAACGAAATAGGCACCCTCAACCCCATAGAAGAGATTGCCCGCATATGTAAACACTACGGAGCTTATTATCACTGCGACACCGTGCAAACCATGGCACACTACGCTATAGACTTATCGCGCACGCCCATAGATTACCTTGCTGGCTCTGGACATAAATTTCATGCCCCCAAAGCCGTAGGTTTCATGTACATGCGCAAGCAGTCGAAAGTGCATCCTCTCATTACCGGAGGTGCACAAGAGCGCTCCATGCGTGGAGGCACCGAGAATGTAGCAGGTATTGTAGCCTTAGGCAAAGCCATGGAGCTTGCACAGGAACACATGCAGGAACATGCCCGGCATATACGTCAGCTCAAAAAACATATGATTGACTTACTTCTTGCCAAAATACCGGGCGTATCATTCAATGGTACAAGCCAAGACGTTGACAACAGCCTCTACACAGTGCTGAGTGTTTCACTTCCCCCCTCACCTCACAACGACATGCTGCTGTTCCATCTCGATTTGCAGGGCGTGTCGGCATCGGGTGGTAGTGCCTGTTCCAGTGGAGCGGTCAAAGGGTCTCATGTTTTGGCTGCAATCAAACACCCTGCCGCGCGTGGTGCCATACGTTTTTCATTCAGCAGATACACCACCCAAGAAGAGGTAGAGCAAGCTGTAGAGATTCTTCACAAACTGCTTAGCAGTGAAAACCCTGTAGAACTGGTGCGCAAAAACTCACTTTAA
- a CDS encoding CoA-binding protein — protein sequence MHKKTLILGATPNPSRYAYIAAGMLSQYGHPFVPVGIKKGEVFGQKILSGQEAAQQLQSGDIHTVTLYLNPQMQEEWYDFLLGLKPKRIIFNPGTENPTLAERAQAQGIETVEACTLVMLRTGQY from the coding sequence ATGCATAAAAAAACACTTATATTAGGCGCTACGCCCAACCCCTCACGTTATGCCTATATTGCGGCAGGCATGTTGTCGCAATATGGGCACCCATTCGTGCCGGTAGGCATTAAGAAAGGCGAAGTATTTGGTCAGAAGATACTGTCCGGGCAAGAAGCTGCCCAACAGCTCCAAAGTGGCGATATACACACCGTCACGCTTTACCTAAACCCCCAAATGCAGGAAGAATGGTATGATTTTCTCCTTGGACTAAAGCCCAAACGCATTATTTTCAACCCGGGCACCGAAAACCCTACTTTGGCAGAGCGGGCACAAGCCCAAGGCATCGAAACCGTCGAAGCCTGCACTTTGGTGATGCTGCGCACGGGGCAGTACTAA
- a CDS encoding aldehyde dehydrogenase: protein MDTSTLSQPSTGASAIESLLKEQRAFFYSGQTLPLSFRKKQLLQLKKALQENEAAIYEALKQDFQKSPFETFVTEIAVLVSEIDFVLKHIDEWAAPKRVASSLLNFPSSDYVYPQPFGLCLIIGAWNYPLHLTIAPAIPAIAAGNCVVLKPSELSPHTSALIKQLTARYFDPRFMTTVEGGVEVSQKLLEQAWDKIFFTGSTRVGKIVMEAAAKHLTPVVLELGGKSPAVVDATANIEMAAKRIVWGKMVNAGQTCVAPDFVLVHEEVKELFLHHLTKYIKEFYGEEPELSPDFPRIVNSRHFERLSKLLERTKGRIVLGGQTDATQLYIAPTVVSGVDWQDALMEEELFGPILPVLTFTDIYEVMHRLQQMPHPLAMYIFTNDKKTEQLLIERVPFGGGCVNDVVVHLANHHLPFGGIGPSGMGNYHGKYGFDAFTHYKAIVKHATWLDVPIRYAPYEGKLSMVKKLVKWIL, encoded by the coding sequence ATGGATACCTCCACGCTTTCACAACCCTCTACTGGCGCATCTGCCATAGAGTCTTTGCTCAAAGAGCAAAGAGCGTTCTTTTATAGCGGGCAGACCTTGCCGCTGAGTTTTCGCAAAAAACAACTGCTGCAGTTGAAAAAAGCCCTGCAAGAAAATGAAGCAGCTATTTACGAAGCCCTCAAGCAAGATTTTCAGAAGTCTCCGTTCGAAACCTTCGTAACCGAAATAGCGGTTTTGGTATCTGAAATTGACTTTGTACTCAAACACATAGATGAGTGGGCTGCCCCCAAGCGGGTGGCTTCTTCTTTACTGAATTTCCCTTCGTCTGACTATGTCTATCCGCAGCCTTTCGGACTCTGTTTGATTATCGGGGCATGGAACTACCCCCTGCATCTGACCATAGCGCCGGCTATACCGGCTATAGCCGCCGGCAATTGTGTGGTATTGAAACCTTCGGAATTGTCGCCACACACTTCGGCGCTTATCAAGCAGCTGACTGCCCGCTATTTTGACCCGCGTTTTATGACTACAGTAGAAGGCGGGGTAGAGGTGAGCCAAAAGTTACTTGAACAAGCGTGGGATAAAATTTTCTTTACCGGCAGCACCCGCGTGGGCAAAATAGTGATGGAAGCGGCTGCCAAGCACCTGACCCCTGTGGTACTGGAATTGGGGGGCAAAAGCCCGGCGGTAGTCGATGCCACTGCCAACATAGAAATGGCAGCCAAACGCATCGTCTGGGGTAAGATGGTCAATGCAGGGCAAACCTGCGTAGCCCCTGACTTCGTACTGGTGCACGAAGAAGTCAAAGAGCTGTTTTTACACCATCTGACAAAGTACATAAAAGAATTTTACGGCGAAGAGCCTGAGTTAAGTCCCGATTTTCCACGTATTGTTAACAGTCGCCATTTCGAGCGCCTTTCGAAGCTGCTGGAGCGCACCAAAGGGCGCATTGTGCTCGGAGGTCAAACCGATGCCACCCAATTATACATAGCACCTACGGTGGTGAGTGGAGTAGATTGGCAGGACGCTCTCATGGAAGAAGAGCTTTTTGGTCCTATATTGCCCGTGCTCACTTTCACCGACATTTACGAGGTGATGCACCGCTTGCAACAAATGCCTCATCCTTTGGCAATGTATATTTTCACTAACGATAAAAAGACCGAGCAGCTCTTGATTGAGCGAGTGCCTTTCGGAGGGGGATGCGTGAACGATGTAGTGGTGCATTTGGCTAATCACCACCTGCCTTTTGGGGGCATTGGTCCTAGTGGCATGGGCAACTACCACGGTAAGTACGGCTTCGATGCCTTTACCCATTACAAAGCTATTGTAAAACATGCTACTTGGCTGGATGTGCCCATTCGCTATGCACCTTACGAAGGCAAGTTGAGCATGGTGAAGAAGTTGGTGAAGTGGATTCTTTAG
- a CDS encoding fatty acid desaturase family protein gives MSQFIPVAFARNQTNGFSTELRRRVKQYFQENNLPKQGDWRVHMKAVLWVAAYLVPYFLILTLDMPLWTAWLLTVVMGLSMAAVGLNTMHDANHQTFAKSNRLNKLAGATLALFGGSPLNWRIQHNVLHHTFTNIPHKDEDISAGGLFKFTPSEKTRWFHRYQHLYAPFLYALMTLAWTVHKDFRQLVDYHRMGLLHRQRTTFARELINNIFIKLFYYSYIAIIPLWLLDIAWWQWLIGYLTMHFVSGLLLALIFQSAHVVEETDKPMPVEGKVEDEWMVHQLRTTANFATKSRFWNWFSGGLNFQVEHHLFPNISHIHYPRLSKIVKECAQEFGVPYHEAPTFARAVSSHFRTLKQLGRS, from the coding sequence ATGAGTCAATTTATTCCGGTTGCCTTTGCGCGCAACCAAACCAACGGATTTAGTACAGAGCTTCGCAGGAGAGTGAAGCAGTACTTTCAAGAAAACAATCTGCCCAAGCAGGGCGATTGGCGAGTACATATGAAGGCGGTGCTATGGGTAGCCGCCTATCTTGTGCCTTACTTTCTGATTCTTACCTTAGACATGCCCCTATGGACCGCATGGTTGCTTACCGTGGTGATGGGGCTTTCTATGGCGGCAGTGGGCTTAAACACTATGCACGATGCCAACCATCAGACTTTTGCCAAAAGTAATCGTCTGAACAAGCTGGCGGGTGCTACCTTGGCTCTTTTTGGGGGTAGCCCTCTGAACTGGCGTATTCAGCATAATGTATTGCATCATACGTTTACCAACATTCCGCACAAAGATGAGGATATTTCTGCAGGGGGATTGTTTAAGTTTACCCCTTCTGAGAAAACCCGCTGGTTTCACCGTTACCAGCATTTATATGCCCCCTTCCTTTACGCTCTGATGACCTTGGCGTGGACTGTGCATAAGGATTTCCGTCAGTTGGTCGATTATCATCGTATGGGCTTGTTGCATCGCCAGCGTACTACTTTTGCCAGAGAACTCATCAACAACATCTTTATCAAGCTGTTTTATTATAGCTACATAGCGATTATACCCCTCTGGCTATTGGATATTGCTTGGTGGCAGTGGCTCATTGGTTACTTGACGATGCACTTCGTGTCTGGACTGTTGTTGGCACTCATATTCCAGTCGGCACACGTGGTAGAAGAAACCGACAAACCTATGCCGGTAGAAGGGAAAGTAGAAGATGAGTGGATGGTGCATCAGCTGCGCACTACTGCCAACTTTGCCACCAAAAGCCGTTTTTGGAACTGGTTTTCCGGTGGGCTGAACTTTCAAGTGGAGCATCACCTTTTTCCTAATATCAGCCACATTCATTATCCGAGGCTGTCGAAGATAGTAAAAGAGTGTGCGCAGGAGTTTGGCGTACCTTATCATGAAGCACCTACCTTTGCACGTGCGGTAAGTTCTCATTTTCGCACTTTGAAGCAGCTTGGGCGAAGTTAA